A part of Setaria viridis chromosome 8, Setaria_viridis_v4.0, whole genome shotgun sequence genomic DNA contains:
- the LOC117833436 gene encoding transport inhibitor response 1-like protein Os11g0515500, which produces MAYFPEEVVEQILGNVTSHRDRNAASLVCRAWYHIERRSRRSVLVSNCYAVHPERVHVRFPSMRSLSVKGKPHFADFDLVPAGWGAMADPWVDSCARACPGLEELRLKRMVVTDECLKLIAGSFTNFKSLILVSCEGFSTAGLATIAANCRFLKELDLQESVVKHRGHHWLNCFPKTSTSLESLNFACLAGEVNAYALERLVARSPNLKRLRLNRAVPFDVLSRILGSTPKLEDLGTGSFARGNHPAGYGSLFAAFAKCSSLKSLSGFWDATGLFLQRIFSVCKDLTCLNLSYAPLIQSTNLISIIRRCTKLHVLWLLDNIGDEGLKVVAMSCPDLQELRVFPDNSNATTVTEEGLVAISSGCRKLQSVLYFCNRMTNAALITIAKNCPQLTSFRLCILELSSADAVTGLPLDEGFGAIVQSCKGLRRLSMSGLLTDCVFLYIGMYAEKLEMLSVAFAGGTDDGMVYVLNGCKNLKKLEIRDSPFGDTALLAGVDRYEAMRSLWMSSCNITLGACKTLAESMPSINVEVINEAGASINEVDEDASNAKKVEKLYLYRTIAGPRGDTPGFVSIL; this is translated from the exons ATGGCATACTTCCCGGAGGAAGTAGTGGAGCAGATCCTTGGCAATGTAACCTCGCACCGGGACCGCAACGCCGCGTCGCTGGTGTGCCGGGCATGGTACCACATTGAGCGCCGTAGCCGCCGCTCGGTGCTTGTAAGCAACTGCTATGCAGTGCACCCAGAGCGTGTACATGTGCGGTTCCCCAGCATGCGCTCGCTGAGCGTGAAAGGCAAACCGCACTTTGCTGACTTCGACCTTGTCCCTGCGGGGTGGGGCGCCATGGCTGATCCATGGGTGGACTCATGTGCCCGTGCGTGCCCTGGCCTTGAGGAGCTCCGGCTGAAGCGGATGGTTGTGACTGATGAGTGCCTCAAGCTGATTGCTGGCTCTTTTACCAACTTTAAATCACTTATCCTTGTCAGCTGCGAGGGGTTTAGCACTGCCGGGCTTGCTACTATCGCCGCCAATTGCAG GTTTCTTAAGGAACTGGACTTACAAGAGAGTGTTGTGAAACATCGAGGCCATCATTGGCTTAATTGTTTTCCCAAGACTTCTACATCACTAGAATCCTTGAATTTTGCTTGCTTGGCTGGGGAGGTGAATGCTTATGCATTGGAGAGACTTGTTGCAAGGAGTCCGAATCTTAAAAGGTTAAGGTTGAATCGTGCTGTTCCATTTGATGTTTTGTCCAGAATACTTGGTAGCACACCTAAGCTGGAGGATTTAGGAACAGGATCTTTTGCAAGAGGCAATCACCCTGCTGGATATGGCAGTCTATTTGCTGCTTTCGCAAAATGCAGTTCACTAAAGAGTTTATCCGGTTTTTGGGACGCTACGGGCTTATTTCTTCAAAGAATTTTTTCTGTTTGCAAGGACCTTACATGCTTGAATCTCAGCTATGCTCCATTGATTCAAAGTACCAATCTTATCAGTATTATTCGTCGGTGTACGAAACTCCATGTCTTATGG CTGTTGGACAACATTGGTGATGAAGGATTGAAGGTTGTGGCCATGTCTTGTCCTGATCTCCAAGAGTTGAGGGTATTTCCTGATAATTCAAACGCAACTACTGTGACAGAGGAAGGGTTGGTTGCCATATCTTCAGGCTGTCGGAAGTTACAATCTGTGCTATACTTTTGCAATCGAATGACCAATGCTGCACTGATTACTATAGCAAAGAACTGCCCACAATTGACGTCCTTCAGGCTATGCATTCTCGAGCTCAGTTCAGCAGACGCTGTGACAGGACTGCCATTGGATGAAGGCTTTGGTGCAATAGTCCAGTCCTGCAAAGGCCTTAGGCGTCTCTCCATGTCCGGCCTCCTCACGGACTGCGTGTTCCTGTACATCGGAATGTACGCTGAGAAGCTGGAGATGCTGTCAGTGGCATTCGCGGGGGGCACTGACGATGGTATGGTCTACGTGCTTAATGGCTGCAAGAACCTCAAGAAGCTGGAGATCAGGGACAGCCCCTTCGGTGACACCGCCCTCCTTGCGGGCGTGGATAGGTATGAGGCGATGCGCTCGCTGTGGATGTCCTCCTGCAACATCACCCTAGGGGCCTGCAAGACCCTTGCAGAGAGCATGCCTAGTATCAATGTGGAGGTCATTAATGAGGCAGGAGCGAGTATCAACGAGGTGGATGAGGATGCCAGCAATGCGAAGAAGGTGGAGAAGCTGTACCTCTACCGGACGATTGCCGGACCCAGGGGTGACACACCTGGATTCGTCTCGATATTGTAA